The following is a genomic window from Planctomycetia bacterium.
AAGCCGACCGACGAAGCGCCGCTCATTACCGAGCAGCGCGTCGCGTCGATCCAAGCGCCGAATCGAGACGGTAAAGGCGCGCGGCTCAAGGAACTGGTGGACGCTCTGAATCAGCTCAACGTTCCCGCGCCGGACATCATTGAAATCGTCGAAAACCTTCATCGCACCGGAAAGATCACCGGCAAGCTCATTATCGTGGAGTGAAACGTGAATCTCGCTGCTCTTAACAGCTCAACGCCATTCGCCGGATCGCCGGCAACGCCTGCATCATCCGCGCTGCTGGCGGATAAGCCGTTGTCATTCGGCGGCCGGAAGGACGGCGGCGACTTCCGTAAGCAGGTCGGCGAGTTCGTCGGAAACATCTTTTACGGCACGCTGATCCAGCAGATGCAGGCGTCCAGCCTGAAGACCAAGTATTTCAGCGGAGGACGAGGCGAGGAAGCCTTCCAGGGGCAATTGGGCATCGAGCTCGCACAGCGCCTGGGTCGCTCCGCGAACAATCCGGTCGCCGACAAACTCGCCTCAGCCATTGAGAAGCGCCTCGGCATTTCAAATGTCCAGACAGAGACACCCGCCGCCACCGGGAAGGAAGGCGCCGAATGACCCCAGCACGCACCAACACTGCTGCTCTCGAACTGGTCGAGCTACTCAAGTCGCTCATCTCGCTTCAAGAGTCCCTCCACGCCGTCATCGAAGTCAAGCTTCAGGCGATGCGCCGGGCAGACGTGGAAGGCATGATCGCGGCGACTCGATCCGAGAGTGAACTGACCGCCAAGTTCAGCGATCTCGACGCGACTCGCCGATCGGTTGTTGACAGGCTGTGCAGTCAGTACGGCACACCAGCGATTGAGGACGGCAGGCCCGTTCGGCTGAGCACGCTGCGAAAGCGATTTGACGCGC
Proteins encoded in this region:
- a CDS encoding flagellar protein FlgN; the encoded protein is MTPARTNTAALELVELLKSLISLQESLHAVIEVKLQAMRRADVEGMIAATRSESELTAKFSDLDATRRSVVDRLCSQYGTPAIEDGRPVRLSTLRKRFDAPLAGRIAKLAETLKERMLKVAESNRVVELASRELLVHFKTLFEAMVQDESQPTYSAGGGVSRAKGPRVLDAVG